A single window of Bacilli bacterium DNA harbors:
- the gdhA gene encoding NADP-specific glutamate dehydrogenase yields the protein MANDLAAAKKYVDDVFETVQKRNPNEPEFHQAVKEIVYSLVPVFAKHPKYIKAGILERLVEPERQIMFRVPWVDDQGNVQVNRGYRIQFNSAIGPYKGGLRFHPSVNASIIKFLGFEQILKNSLTGQPIGGGKGGSDFDPKGKSDAEVMRFAQSFMTELYRHIGPDTDVPAGDIGVGGREIGFLFGQYKRLRNANEAGVLTGKGLTYGGSLTRTEATGYGCVYFVSEMLKSKGLSFNGSTVVVSGSGNVSIYAMEKAQALGAKVVACSDSNGYVYDKNGIDVATVKRLKEVERKRIKEYVNDHPSAEYHEGCSGIWNIPCDIALPCATQNEISEESAKILIKNGVKAIGEGANMPSTLEAIDQFLNNNVLFGPAKAANAGGVAVSALEMAQNSQRTPWTFEEVDAKLHAIMKNIYENSVKAAEEYGYPGNLVVGSNIAGFLKVAEAMYAQGIV from the coding sequence ATGGCTAATGACTTAGCTGCGGCAAAAAAGTACGTGGATGACGTTTTTGAGACCGTGCAAAAACGCAATCCCAACGAACCTGAGTTTCACCAAGCGGTGAAAGAAATCGTTTATTCCCTGGTGCCGGTATTCGCCAAACATCCGAAATACATCAAGGCCGGTATTCTGGAAAGACTGGTGGAGCCGGAAAGACAAATCATGTTCCGCGTTCCCTGGGTGGATGATCAAGGCAATGTGCAGGTAAACCGCGGTTACCGGATTCAGTTCAACAGCGCAATCGGACCTTACAAAGGCGGTCTGCGTTTCCATCCGTCCGTGAACGCCAGCATCATCAAATTCCTGGGCTTTGAGCAAATTTTGAAAAACTCGCTGACCGGCCAGCCGATCGGCGGCGGCAAAGGCGGTTCCGACTTTGATCCGAAAGGCAAATCGGACGCTGAAGTAATGAGATTCGCGCAAAGCTTCATGACGGAACTTTACAGACATATCGGACCGGACACTGACGTGCCGGCCGGGGATATCGGAGTAGGCGGAAGAGAAATCGGCTTCTTGTTCGGACAATACAAACGTCTTCGCAATGCCAACGAAGCCGGCGTGCTGACAGGAAAAGGCCTTACCTACGGCGGCAGCTTGACAAGAACGGAAGCAACCGGTTACGGCTGCGTGTACTTTGTTTCGGAAATGCTGAAATCCAAAGGCTTAAGCTTCAACGGCAGCACGGTCGTCGTTTCCGGTTCCGGCAACGTTTCGATCTATGCAATGGAAAAGGCGCAAGCGCTGGGTGCCAAGGTTGTCGCTTGCAGCGACTCCAACGGATATGTCTATGACAAGAACGGAATCGACGTCGCTACCGTTAAGAGACTGAAAGAAGTGGAACGCAAACGGATCAAGGAATATGTAAACGACCATCCGAGTGCGGAATACCATGAAGGCTGCTCCGGCATCTGGAACATCCCTTGCGATATTGCGCTTCCTTGTGCAACACAAAACGAAATCAGCGAAGAATCCGCCAAAATCCTGATCAAGAACGGTGTAAAGGCAATCGGCGAAGGCGCCAACATGCCGTCCACGCTGGAAGCTATCGATCAATTCCTGAACAACAACGTCCTGTTCGGACCGGCAAAAGCGGCCAACGCCGGCGGTGTAGCCGTATCCGCTCTGGAAATGGCGCAAAACAGCCAACGTACGCCTTGGACATTTGAAGAAGTGGACGCCAAACTGCACGCTATCATGAAAAACATCTATGAAAACAGCGTGAAGGCTGCCGAAGAGTATGGATATCCCGGCAACCTGGTGGTCGGATCCAACATCGCTGGCTTCCTGAAAGTCGCTGAAGCGATGTACGCTCAAGGCATCGTCTGA
- a CDS encoding LysR family transcriptional regulator has translation MELRQIQYFIEVAKLEHVTEASYVLHVAQSAVSRQIFKLESELGVNLFIHEGRKVRLTDIGRIFLGHMQQVMKVIEKAQQEIEEFLDPEQGTVRIGFPSSLAAYMVPTVISAFREQHPRVNFVLQHGSYRELIDWVAKGDMNFAIMGPVPQDEKQIKGEILFREKIFALLPSNHPLAGRSSVKLDELRDDSFVLFPEGFVLREIVVQACKNLGFQPKVTFEGDDLDAIKGLVAAGLAITLLPEIALTEHLSRAVVKVPISEPSVTRDVGVITPVNRELPPTEKLFYDFLKQFSPVFSQITE, from the coding sequence ATGGAACTGAGACAAATTCAGTACTTTATTGAGGTGGCCAAGCTGGAGCATGTGACGGAAGCCTCCTATGTTTTGCACGTCGCGCAATCGGCGGTCAGCAGGCAAATTTTCAAGCTGGAATCGGAGCTTGGCGTCAATTTGTTTATACATGAAGGACGAAAAGTGAGGCTGACCGATATCGGCCGCATTTTTCTGGGGCATATGCAGCAAGTAATGAAAGTAATCGAGAAGGCGCAGCAAGAAATTGAGGAATTCCTCGATCCCGAGCAAGGCACCGTGCGGATCGGTTTCCCGAGCAGTTTGGCCGCTTATATGGTTCCTACGGTAATCTCGGCGTTTCGGGAGCAGCATCCGCGCGTTAATTTTGTGCTGCAGCACGGCTCTTACCGGGAATTAATCGATTGGGTTGCCAAAGGCGATATGAATTTTGCCATTATGGGACCGGTGCCGCAGGACGAAAAGCAAATTAAAGGAGAGATTCTGTTTCGGGAGAAGATCTTCGCGCTGCTGCCATCCAATCATCCGCTGGCCGGCAGAAGTTCGGTCAAGTTGGACGAACTGCGCGACGATTCGTTTGTCCTGTTCCCGGAAGGGTTTGTTTTGCGGGAAATTGTTGTTCAGGCGTGCAAGAATTTGGGATTTCAGCCCAAGGTAACGTTTGAAGGCGACGATCTGGATGCGATTAAAGGCCTTGTGGCGGCAGGGCTTGCGATCACATTGCTGCCGGAAATCGCGCTCACGGAACATCTGTCCCGCGCCGTGGTTAAAGTTCCGATCAGCGAGCCAAGCGTGACAAGGGATGTCGGCGTTATTACGCCCGTCAACCGCGAGCTGCCGCCGACGGAGAAGCTCTTTTACGACTTTTTAAAACAATTTTCACCTGTGTTTTCGCAAATTACGGAATAA